CACAGAGGTTGCCCAGATCGCTAACATTAACGCTCCGGGCCAAATAGTTGTTGCTGGCTCAGCTACCGGCGTGCAGCTCTTCATTGAACGTCTTGGTGCGGCCAAGGTTATTGAACTGCCGGTCAGTGCGCCCTTTCACTGCTCCCTGATGAAGCCTGCAGAAAATAAGCTGCGTGTTGATCTAGCTCAAACTACGATTAAGAAACCAAAGTTCCCTGTGTTTCAAAATTTCACTGCAACACCAAGCGATGATCCAGATACGATTCGTGAGAACCTAGCACTACAGGTTTGTGGTCGTGTGCGCTGGGTTGAGTGTGTAGAGAACGTACTCGCTAACAAATTTCCAGATGCTGTCTGGGAATACGGCGCAGGAAATATCCTGACCGGATTAGTAAAACGGATTAATGCCGCCGTTGTCAGGGTTAATATCGACTCGCCTCAAGCTATTTCCGCACTAGGCGGCAAGGCTGCTTAGTCCTACTTTCCGCAAACAGTCCAATGATTACAGCATGATAAAGCCCGCTTTAGGGACTCTTTGACTTTCGAGCACTCTCTTTGATACACTAGCCTAAGCCTTCTGCTCTAGCGAAAAAAACAGGCCCTGTCTTTTTACAGTCCCCGTTCTCTTCTTAGTAGTACTTAGGATCAGTTCCGACCATACGGTCGGGATGTAGTTGTGTTGTAGTAAGTAACTTTAATTAGGGGACTTGTAATGAAGCTCTTTATTGGAAATATCGCTTACGCATCTTCAGAGGAATCTCTGAATGCGTTTTTTGAAGAATTCGGACCACTACGGTCTGTTAAGATCGCTACCGATCGTGAGACCGGAAGGTCACGTGGTTTCGGTTTCATCGAGATCGATGACGATGCTCAGGCTCGTGCAGCTATGGAGGCTCGTAACGGAGCTACCCTAGACGGCAAGCAGCTCGTTGTTAACGAGGCTCGCCCTCGTGAGGATCGCCCACGTTCAGATCGCGGCGGAAGCGGCGGTGGATACGGCGGCGGCGGCGGCGGTGGTGGCGGATACGGCGGCGGTGGCGGTGGACGCTCATCCGGCGGCGGCGGACGCTCACGTGGCGGCAGCGGCGGCGGCGGTGGTGGATATTCAGGTGGTGGCGGACGGTACTAAACCGTTTGTCCTAAAGACTGAAAAAGATGGGGCGGGGATCCGAAAGGACCCCGCCCTTTCTTTTTGTAGTATGCTTTATGCCGACTTAATTGCTGGCAGCTCTATGGGGCCTTGCTGCTTTTAACCTTAGCATGATACGCGCAGTTCTTTGAGCAGGTGTTGCGCTCGCTCTGCGGCATGCAACGGTGACAGATAATCGCCCCCTCACCGCAATTAACACAAGAGAGCGACTCCTGGCCCGGATTACCGCAATGTGGACAGAGCTTATAGAGCTTTGATGGTTGGAGCTTATTATCTACCGCAACGCGGTGATCAAACACGAAGCACTCCCCCTTAAAGAACCCCTCCGGATACTCCTCTAGGTAGCGCAGTATTCCGCCCTGTAACTGATAAACATTCTCGTATCCTAGCCGCTGTACATCAGGTACAGCCTTCTCACACCGAATACCTCCGGTACAATACATAAGGAGCTTCTTATGCTTAGGTAGCCCATCACGCTCAACGAACTCTTTAAATTCACTAAACTTCTTAATCTTTGGGTCTAACGCCCCCTCGAATACTCCGATCTCTGTCTCATAGTCGTTACGGGTATCAACCACAACAACATCTGGATCAGACTCCATCATCTGATGCCACTCACTAGGAGTCAGATGAGTACCCTGCGGGACCTGCGAGACCTGCGAGGTCTGCGAGGTCTGCGGGACCTGCGAGGTCTGCGGTGTCTGCAAGCCCTGCGCAGAGAGTAGTGGGTCCTTAGTTGTTATAATCTCCGCACGAAGATCGACCTTAAAACGGGCAAACGGCAACTTATCGGCCTGGGAGTCTTTAAACTGAAGCTCCGGATCGGAAACTAACTCACACACCAGAGCCTTTAGGTCGCGGATAACACCAGGCTCTCCAGCAACGGTTGCGTTTAGCCCCTCGCCCCCTAAAACAATCAAGCCCCTTAGACCACGCGCCTTAGCGAAGCCCTCAAGCGCCTCCTTAACCGTTTGCACCTGCTCAGTAGTGAACGCGACGAACTTATAAAATGCCGCTATCGATACCCCTTGTGCGCTCATGCGTTCGCCCTAGTACGCCTTGGCAAAGATGGCGTCCTGCGTAGCGGGCCTACCAGAGATAATACAATGCCCCTGTGTGCCGCTCTGCTTAAGGGGCAAACAACGCACCGTTACCTTAAGCTCTGCTAAAGCATCGAGCGCATCCTGGCCCCCTGCCCATTTGCCTAAAACAAATCCGCCGTGAATCTCAGGCTTACTCTGATCCTTAGCGGTAAAGAAAGCACGGAACTCCTCAAGAGAGGAAATATCGCGCCGTGTGTGCTCCTCTTGAAACGCTCGCGCCTGCTCTAAA
This window of the Pseudomonadota bacterium genome carries:
- a CDS encoding RNA-binding protein, giving the protein MKLFIGNIAYASSEESLNAFFEEFGPLRSVKIATDRETGRSRGFGFIEIDDDAQARAAMEARNGATLDGKQLVVNEARPREDRPRSDRGGSGGGYGGGGGGGGGYGGGGGGRSSGGGGRSRGGSGGGGGGYSGGGGRY
- the fabD gene encoding ACP S-malonyltransferase → MSKIFALFPGQGSQKVGMGKELYEALPLARELFAQADQALGFPLSKLCFEGPADQLTLTENAQPAILTVSTICFRLAQQQPLAASQEIVAAAGHSLGEYSALVAAEALTFEDAVKLVNKRGRYMQEAVPVGTGKMVAVLGKEVSEIEAALAGSGTEVAQIANINAPGQIVVAGSATGVQLFIERLGAAKVIELPVSAPFHCSLMKPAENKLRVDLAQTTIKKPKFPVFQNFTATPSDDPDTIRENLALQVCGRVRWVECVENVLANKFPDAVWEYGAGNILTGLVKRINAAVVRVNIDSPQAISALGGKAA
- a CDS encoding rhodanese-like domain-containing protein, encoding MSAQGVSIAAFYKFVAFTTEQVQTVKEALEGFAKARGLRGLIVLGGEGLNATVAGEPGVIRDLKALVCELVSDPELQFKDSQADKLPFARFKVDLRAEIITTKDPLLSAQGLQTPQTSQVPQTSQTSQVSQVPQGTHLTPSEWHQMMESDPDVVVVDTRNDYETEIGVFEGALDPKIKKFSEFKEFVERDGLPKHKKLLMYCTGGIRCEKAVPDVQRLGYENVYQLQGGILRYLEEYPEGFFKGECFVFDHRVAVDNKLQPSKLYKLCPHCGNPGQESLSCVNCGEGAIICHRCMPQSERNTCSKNCAYHAKVKSSKAP